The genomic interval GTGCGTCTTTATGAAATTCAAAAAACTCCGCACTTGGTGTTATAACCAAATCTTTGAACTTTTTCGGTTCAGGTAAAATTTCAGCCTGATTTAAAAAATCCAAATTTCGCTCGCTAAAAATTTCGTTTGTGTCGAGTTTGTTTAAACAGATGAAGCTGAAATTTTGCAAATAGTCAATAAATCCGTCAATAAACCAAAAGCCGAGACTGGAAAGATCTTTTATAAGCGCGTCCGAATCGAAATTTGCGATTTTTTCATTTGTGTTTTCAAACTCATCTTTGCTTAAATTTGCTAAAAACGGCGCTATTTCTATTGATTCTATTTCTGTCGGTTCACTTTTTTGCGTGCTTTCGTCAAAAAATCTTATACTTTCGATTTCATCGTCATTTAATAAAATTCTAATCGGTTTTTCATAATTCAGCGCGAAAATATCAATAATTTCACCGCGAAAACTGACTTCGCCTTTACTTTGAACGATATCGTTTGTCAAATACCCGATTCTTAAAATTTCATCTTTAAAGTTTGAAATTTCAAGTTTGTCCGCAAATTTTAGATTTAAAAATTTAAGTTGTGATTTTGCCGGAAGTTTATTTAAAATAGTTCTAATCGGTGAAATAATGATTTTTTTATTTTTACATTTATAAAATGCCGAAAGTACGGTGCTTATTGAAATCAATTCGTCATAATAACTTCTTAAATCTTCACCGTGTAATGCCCTGAAATCAGGTAAGACAAATGTTTCAAAACCTATAAATTTCAGCACTTGATCTGAAATTTGAGCCTCTTTATCGTTTTCCGTAATTAAAATTTCTTTTGAGTTTTTAGAAAAATATTCGTAAATTTTTGACTGTATCATTTTGCAGAAAGTGCGGCAGCAATGCTCTGCCACGGAATTCTCCTTTCGTTTTGAAAAATATTCGAAAAATTTTTGGTGTTCCAAATTAAAAAGTTGTAAGGATTTAAATTGCGTTCCAAAAACAGCACTTCATAATGCAAATGCGGTCCCGTGCTAAGCCCTGTATTACCGCTATATGCGATTAAATCGCCTTTTCGCACAAATTGTCCAAGTGCGACTATAGGCTGATTATAAAGATGAGCATATTTTGTTTTAAATCCAAAATTATGTGTGATAATTACCAAAAAGCCGTATCCTGTACCGGAATCGTCGCTGTATTCCACAAATCCGTCCGCTGTGGCGAATACAGGCGTGCCAAGTTTTGCGCGCAAATCGATTCCCAAATGCTCTTTATAACTGCCAAAAACAGGATGTAATCTATTTCCAAATTCGCTTGTAACTCCTTTAAAATCAAGCGGCATGCCGTTTGGAATGAAGCGCAAAAAATCTTTTTGGATGTTGCTGTCGACTTTTATTTTTTCGGTTTTTTTTTCTACCTTCAACTCATTTTTGGCTTGATTCAAACTTGCGCTTACTTGCAGGCTTGCAAATTTATCATTTGTATTTTCCAGCTCTTTCGAGATATTTTTATTATTTGTAAGAAGATTTGCATTTTGTGCGATTAGTGCGGAATTCTGTTCGTAAAGACTGCGTGCGAGAATTTTTAAATCGTCATTTTGAGTGTATAATTTAAAAACCGCAAATATCAAAACCGAAATCAGCGCAATAATGGAAAAAATTAAAATTTTAGCTTGAAAATTCATCTTTAAAACCATAAAATTTTAAGAAATTTTCTACCAGCATAAATGAACCGAAAACCAAGTAAATTTCGTTGTTTTCAAGCTTTTTAAACTTATTGAAATTTATGTTTTGTGCATGTAAAATATCTTCAATTTTTTTGCCTATCAGCTCTCTATTTTCGCTTTTGTATTCAAAAATTTCAACTTTTTTAATTATAGGCTTTAAAATTTTAAAGATGGAAGCCGCGTCTTTGTCCAAAAAAGCATTATAAATAAGCGTTATTTTTTGTCCTGCAAAATGGTCTGCGATCTGTTTTGCGGCAAGTTCGTTGTGTCCGACATCTATAAAGATATTTGGCGCTATCTGTTCCATTCTGCCGTGTATTTTTAAACTTCCGATAGTTTTAAGATTGGGTTCTACGCCCCAAAATTTCGCACCCGCAAATGCAAGAGATAGATTTGAAATTTGAAATTTTGCAAGATTTTGTTTTTTGATATATTTTGAAATTTCAGCCTTTTCATTGCCGGTTAAAATTTCAGCCGGAAATTTTAACTTTGCATTCTTGTTTTCGGCAATCTCTTTTGCGATTTTTACTGAAATTTCATTCATTTCATCGTTTAAAATCGCATTTTGTGCCATTTTTATAAATTTAGTATGCGAGATTTTTTCGATACTGTCGCCTAAAATCGCCATATGATCAAGTCCTACCGGCGTAAAAAGATTTAGTTTTTTATGAAATTCGCTGGTAGCGTCAAACTCTCCGCCCATTCCTGCTTCAATTACGCAATAATCGCACTTTAAAAACAAAATCCACATTAAAAGCGTGGCATATTCAAAATATGAAAGAGAATTTGAAATTTCTTCGCCTAAAATTTCTTGCAAAATTTCGTGCGATTGTTGCAGTTTTTCATCGCTTACATCTTCGCCGTTTAGCCAGAAACGTTCATTGAAACTGAAAATATGAGGGCTTGTGTAATGTCCGACGTCGGCGCCTTTTTGCATAAGCATTTGAGCTAGAAATCTTCCGGTGCTTCCTTTGCCGTTTGTGCCTATGATTTGCGTTACATTTTTAAGAGGCGGGATTTTATTTTTTAAAAAATTAAAAATACGTGGAAAGCGCTCAAAGTCAATCTTTTTGTAAAACATCGGCTTTGAGTTTATGTAACTTAAAAAGTCAATCAATTTTTAAGCCCTCTAACGGCAAGCGCTGAGATAAACTCATCAAATGCTTGTTTAGAGGCATTTTCAATAGCGTTATATCTATCCTTGTCACTTATTACACTGTTTGCGTCTCGGGCATTTTTGACAAGTTTGCTTACTCTAAAGTCATAATCTCCAACAGTATCGGTGCTGAAAATTTCACCGTCAGACAGTTTTGTTTTGAAATTTAATCTTAAATTCGCGCGGTAGCTTGTTACGTAACCGAATTGATCGTAAGTTAATTCTGTAAATCTTAAAGATTTTATATTGACAATAATATAACTATCAGCCGCTTTTTTATCGCTAAATTCGCGTCCAAGACGTTCGACAATGCCTTTTTTTACAGCGTCTTTTATAGCAACCGTATTTTGCGGATCGGTTTTACTCATCAATACGTCCACATAAATATTTTGCGGCAAAACATTGTGCGTGATTTTTGAAATGGGTCTGTATCCGCAGCCAAGCACGAAAAATAGGATAAATAAAGCTAATATTTTTCTCATTTCACTACCAAATTTACAAGCTTGTTTTTAATATAAATTTCTTTTATAATTTTTTTGTTTTCAAGCCATTTAAGAACTTGCTCTTTCGCGATTTTTAAAATTTCACTTTGGCTTAAATCGCTTGCAACTTCAATTTCGGCACGTTTTTTGCCGTTTACTGTAACGGCCAACCTAATCTCATCTTTTTCAAAAACTTCAGGCAAAATTTTAATCGGTGTAAAATTGGCTCTACCAAATAGATTTTCACTAAGTTCGCAAGCGATGTGGGGAACAATCGGATCTAAAAGATTTAATATTATAAAATATCCCTCAGTTAAAATTTGTCTGTTTTCTTGCGCATTAAGTGCATTCAGCGCTTCCATACAAGCAGCGATTAAGGTATTGAAAGCAAAAGTTTTTTCATAAACTTCGCTTGATTTTT from Campylobacter hominis ATCC BAA-381 carries:
- a CDS encoding bifunctional folylpolyglutamate synthase/dihydrofolate synthase — encoded protein: MDFLSYINSKPMFYKKIDFERFPRIFNFLKNKIPPLKNVTQIIGTNGKGSTGRFLAQMLMQKGADVGHYTSPHIFSFNERFWLNGEDVSDEKLQQSHEILQEILGEEISNSLSYFEYATLLMWILFLKCDYCVIEAGMGGEFDATSEFHKKLNLFTPVGLDHMAILGDSIEKISHTKFIKMAQNAILNDEMNEISVKIAKEIAENKNAKLKFPAEILTGNEKAEISKYIKKQNLAKFQISNLSLAFAGAKFWGVEPNLKTIGSLKIHGRMEQIAPNIFIDVGHNELAAKQIADHFAGQKITLIYNAFLDKDAASIFKILKPIIKKVEIFEYKSENRELIGKKIEDILHAQNINFNKFKKLENNEIYLVFGSFMLVENFLKFYGFKDEFSS
- a CDS encoding M23 family metallopeptidase, yielding MNFQAKILIFSIIALISVLIFAVFKLYTQNDDLKILARSLYEQNSALIAQNANLLTNNKNISKELENTNDKFASLQVSASLNQAKNELKVEKKTEKIKVDSNIQKDFLRFIPNGMPLDFKGVTSEFGNRLHPVFGSYKEHLGIDLRAKLGTPVFATADGFVEYSDDSGTGYGFLVIITHNFGFKTKYAHLYNQPIVALGQFVRKGDLIAYSGNTGLSTGPHLHYEVLFLERNLNPYNFLIWNTKNFSNIFQNERRIPWQSIAAALSAK
- the lptE gene encoding LPS assembly lipoprotein LptE, producing the protein MRKILALFILFFVLGCGYRPISKITHNVLPQNIYVDVLMSKTDPQNTVAIKDAVKKGIVERLGREFSDKKAADSYIIVNIKSLRFTELTYDQFGYVTSYRANLRLNFKTKLSDGEIFSTDTVGDYDFRVSKLVKNARDANSVISDKDRYNAIENASKQAFDEFISALAVRGLKN